A stretch of Heliomicrobium undosum DNA encodes these proteins:
- the bioD gene encoding dethiobiotin synthase: MHKGIFITGTDTGVGKTVVTAALCKVMTTARIGAVPFKPVQTGAPMSDGGFFREDLAFYRRNLEIDLPDEWLSPACYEAPLAPAVAAELSDQPVDVEVLDQSFRRLAGRRGMVLVEGAGGLAVPLTTPDFTMADLACRWRLPLLIVGRAGLGTINHTVLTAHYAMEKGIPVLGIILNGASETPDLAERTSPEMITRMTGIPILARLPQLGDISQAGPFAEYCRLLAAQLDVHKLTEEAARLCNR, encoded by the coding sequence TTGCATAAGGGCATCTTTATCACCGGAACGGACACCGGTGTGGGAAAGACCGTCGTCACCGCCGCGCTTTGCAAGGTGATGACGACCGCCAGGATCGGGGCTGTTCCCTTTAAGCCGGTGCAGACGGGCGCGCCGATGTCTGACGGGGGCTTTTTCCGGGAAGACCTGGCTTTTTATCGCCGAAACCTGGAGATCGACCTGCCCGATGAGTGGCTGAGTCCAGCCTGTTATGAAGCGCCATTGGCCCCCGCCGTTGCGGCGGAGTTGTCCGACCAACCTGTAGATGTGGAGGTTCTCGACCAATCCTTCCGGCGGCTGGCAGGCAGGCGCGGTATGGTGCTCGTCGAAGGCGCCGGTGGTTTGGCCGTGCCGCTCACTACACCGGACTTCACCATGGCCGACCTGGCTTGCCGGTGGAGGCTACCCTTGCTCATCGTTGGCCGGGCGGGGCTGGGCACAATCAACCATACCGTCCTGACGGCCCACTATGCGATGGAAAAGGGGATCCCCGTTCTGGGGATCATCCTAAACGGCGCGTCGGAGACTCCGGACCTGGCCGAACGGACCAGCCCGGAGATGATCACTCGCATGACGGGGATACCCATCCTCGCCAGGCTGCCCCAATTGGGCGATATCAGCCAGGCCGGCCCCTTTGCCGAGTACTGCCGCCTCCTGGCGGCGCAGTTGGATGTC